A single genomic interval of Anopheles marshallii chromosome 2, idAnoMarsDA_429_01, whole genome shotgun sequence harbors:
- the LOC128709579 gene encoding probable cytochrome P450 9f2, whose translation MAYDTVTMAAIAAILGLLYYYVRSRYRYFLDKPYPHLKPTFLFGSSAPIMLRQRDVIKHVEKVYNTFPEAKVFGLYDLLTPNLILRDLECVKQIGVKDFDYFTDHTPFLPNEHDTIGSDNMFLNSLFMLRGQKWRDMRATLSPAFTGSKMRQMFELMSQSCQGMVQHLLKEARENETKQVHEMKDIFSRLANDVIASIAFGIQVNSFSERENDFYTRGKKLLDFTSFWPTIRFMLFITMPRLMLKLDIELMDREMCRYFQAMILDNMRVREEKGIVRNDMINILMQVRRGVLGHQRDEPDVKDAGFATVHESAVGKKAITREWSEKELVAQCFLFFLAGFDTVSTALGFLAYELMLHPEIQDRLYEEITEVDAKLDGKPLTYEAVQEMRYMDMVVSESLRLWPPAPMVDRYCNRDYTYDDGEGLRFKIEKGVTVMVPIAGFHSDPKYFPDPKRFDPERFSEENRHKINPGSYLPFGVGPRNCIGSRFALMEVKSVIYYLLKSFTFERCEKTQVPLKLKHNPAVLVAEKGIWIRFKPRKVSN comes from the exons atGGCGTACGACACGGTGACAATGGCGGCTATTGCCGCAATTCTGGGCTTGCTGTACTACTACGTACGCAGCCGGTACCGCTATTTTCTGGACAAACCGTACCCACACCTGAAGCCCACCTTCCTGTTTGGTAGCTCTGCACCCATTATGTTACGCCAGCGGGATGTGATCAAGCACGTCGAAAAGGTGTACAATACCTTCCCGGAGGCAAA AGTGTTTGGCCTGTACGACTTGCTAACCCCGAACCTGATACTGCGCGATCTTGAATGTGTGAAGCAGATCGGGGTAAAGGATTTTGACTACTTCACCGACCACACGCCGTTCCTGCCCAACGAGCACGATACGATAGGCTCCGACAACATGTTCCTCAACTCGCTGTTCATGCTGCGGGGACAAAAGTGGCGCGATATGAGGGCAACCCTCAGTCCGGCATTCACCGGCAGCAAGATGCGCCAGATGTTTGAGCTAATGTCGCAGAGTTGCCAGGGTATGGTGCAGCATCTTCTCAAGGAGGCGCGTGAGAACGAGACTAAGCAGGTGCACGAGATGAAGGACATCTTTTCGCGCTTGGCCAACGATGTGATCGCATCGATCGCGTTCGGAATTCAGGTGAATTCGTTTTCCGAAAGAGAGAATGATTTCTACACGCGTGGAAAGAAGCTGTTGGACTTCACCTCATTCTGGCCCACCATTCGTTTCATGCTGTTCATTACGATGCCCCGGTTGATGCTGAAGCTAGATATCGAGCTGATGGATAGGGAGATGTGCCGCTATTTTCAAGCAATGATTCTGGACAATATGCGAGTTCGCGAGGAAAAGGGCATAGTGCGGAATGACATGATCAACATTTTGATGCAGGTGAGACGAGGTGTGCTGGGTCATCAGAGGGATGAACCGGACGTTAAGGATGCGGGATTCGCGACAGTTCATGAATCTGCCGTTGGCAAGAAGGCGATCACACGCGAATGGTCTGAGAAGGAGCTGGTTGCGCAGTgcttcctcttcttcctcgCCGGCTTTGACACCGTCTCTACTGCTCTGGGATTTTTGGCGTACGAGCTGATGCTACATCCGGAGATACAGGACCGGCTTTACGAGGAGATCACAGAAGTCGATGCAAAGCTCGACGGTAAACCGTTGACTTACGAAGCCGTCCAGGAGATGCGCTACATGGACATGGTTGTGTCCGAGTCTTTGCGTCTATGGCCACCGGCACCGATGGTCGATCGGTACTGCAACCGAGACTATACCTACGACGATGGCGAAGGATTACGGTTCAAAATTGAGAAGGGTGTCACCGTCATGGTGCCGATAGCAGGTTTTCATAGCGATCCGAAATACTTCCCCGACCCGAAGCGATTCGATCCGGAGCGCTTTAGTGAGGAAAACCGGCACAAAATCAACCCCGGATCGTATCTGCCGTTCGGAGTTGGACCGCGCAACTGTATCGGATCACGCTTCGCACTGATGGAGGTGAAGTCGGTCATCTACTATTTGTTGAAGAGCTTCACATTCGAACGGTGCGAGAAAACACAAGTGCCTTTAAAGTTGAAGCATAATCCGGCCGTGCTGGTTGCGGAAAAGGGTATCTGGATTCGCTTTAAGCCGCGCAAAGTCAGCAACTGA